DNA from Acidobacteriota bacterium:
AGAGCCTCACCAACCACGGCGAGACAAATATCCCGACTGCCACCACCAATCCGACAACCAACAGCAGGACCGCGAGCAGCCCGCGAAACAGTTCCACCGCTTCCCGGCGATCTCCTTCTCGGCCCGTCAGTTGCGAGAGCGTTGGCACGAATGCGGCGTGCAGGGTCCCCTCCGCAAACAGACCCCGGAACGCGTTCGGTATGCGGTTGGCCGTCCGATACATGTCGTAGAGGTGGCCCGCACCAATCACTGAAAACAGAGCCTTGTCCCTGAGGTAACCGCTGACCCTGCAGAAGAGTGTCACCACCGCCATCCGTGCTGCGTGGTGGACAACGCGTTCTTCCTGACTCACGCCATTCACGTTACCACCGACAATGCTCTTCGAGATGGCGATAGTGGGGCAAAGCTCGGGCGTCCATTGCGGCCGGTCGAATTCGGAATTCGGAGTTCGAAATTCAGAATTCGGCAGCCTAGCACCGCGCATAGCGCTATGCTAGGCTGCCGTTGTCCCATCCACGCAGGGAGGAGACAATCATGGGTATCAACAAGGTCATCCTGGTAGGAAACGTGGGCCGAGATGTCGAGTTTCGCTCCACTCAAAGTGGCCAGAACCTGGCGAAATTCTCGCTCGCGACGACCGACCGCCGATTCAAGGACGAGAATGGCAATCCCCGGACCGAATGGCACAACATCGTCGCCTGGGGCAAGCTGGCAGAAATTTGCGATCGCTACGTCACGAAAGGGAAACAGCTTTATATCGAGGGGCAGATTCGCACTCGCACCTACGAGCAGGACGGCCAGAGGAAGTACTTCACTGAGATCCACATGGAGCAGATGGAGATGCTGGGCGGACGATCAGGTGCCGGCGACAGCGCTCCCCGCGAGGATTACGGAGCCGTCGCGCAAAGCTTCCCGGACGACGCGGACGACGTTCCGTTCTAGATCAGTGAATGCTCGGCTCGAACTCCCGCGGTGACCGCGGGAGTTTTTTTCGATGAATCGACACCGGAATTCTTCTGATGGCGCGAGCTAACCCTTGACAATGATTGAGCTTCCCGGTAAAACTCAAGTCCCCGTGCCTGGGGAAGGAGGACTGGATGATCAAATCGGACCTGGTTGAGCGTGTCATGCAGGCCACCGATCTTCCGAAACCAAAAGCTACCGAGGCAGTGAACGCTCTCTTCGAAGGCATGAAGAGCGCTCTCCTTCGCGGTGATCGCATCGAGTTGCGCGGATTCGGTGTGTTCCAGGTCAAAGACCGGAAACGAGGAATCGGACGCAATCCGAAAACCGGCCGTGAAGTCGAGATTCCACCCGGCAAGACCATCCGATTCAAGCCGGGCAAGGCGTTGCGCGATATGAGCTGAGCGTGGAAACACCCGTTTCTCGAGAACCCATCAGCCCCGGCGGCGCGGCCGCCGGGGATTTTCTTTCGCCCCAGACGCCGTACCGCCCACGGTGGTGGCTCCACATTTTTCTCTTCCTTGCCACCTTTGCCAGCACCACAATGGTTGGCGGACTTGTCTGGGGAAGCCTTCCGGCGGAGATGGCCCGTCTCGGACTCCTTCAGCTCATGACTGATCCAAGGGTCTACGTCGCCGGTCTCAAGTTTTCGATCCCGCTTCTGACCATCCTGTGGTGTCATGAGCTCGGGCACTACCTGGCTGCCCGTCGGCACGGACTGACGGCTACACCGCCATTTTTCATACCGTTCCCGCTACCGGTCCTCGGCATCGGCACGCTGGGAGCGGTGATCCGTATCAAGGACCCGATCCGCAACAAGAAACAGCTTCTCGATGTGGGCGCGGCCGGTCCGATTGCGGGATTCGTGGCCCTGCTCCCCTTTCTCGCTTACGGCATCGCGGCCTCCGAAGTTGGGAGAGCACCTACCGACGGCTCTTATCTCGAGTTCGGCGAGCCACTCATCTACCAGCTCCTCGAGTTCATTTTCAGGCCCGGATTGAGCGACGACATGACGCTGTGGCTCCACCCGACCGGCGTGGCTGCCTGGTTCGGGATTCTGGTAACCCTTCTCAACCTGCTTCCCTTTGCCCAGCTCGACGGGGGTCACATCGGATATGCCCTTCTCGGCCGCTGGCATCGGCGCCTCGTCTGGCCGGTGCTCGGGATTTTCGCGGGACTCGGCTTCGTGTGGCCGGGTTGGTGGTTGTGGGTAGTCATCGCCCTCATCATGCGGCCTCAGCACCCCAGACTCTGGGACGAGGAACGGCCACTCGAGCGCTGGCGCCAGATCGCCGGATGGACCGCGGTCCTCATCTTCGTACTCAGCTTCGTGGTCGAACCGATCAGAATCGTTTTTTGAATTCTCAATTCTGAATTTTCAATTTTGAATTCCTACGCACCCTCGGGAGAACGGGAGGGTGATCGGGAAAACCGCATTCTGAATTCCGAATTCTTCGAATGCTACCCTTCTGACGATGAGTGAAGCGACCCGTGTCCTCGCGACGACCTCCGAAATCAGCCTCAAAGGAGGCAACCGCCGATGGTTTGAGCGGACTCTGACCGAAAATGTCCGCAGCGCTCTCGGCGATCTGCCGGTGGCGTCACTCGAGCGACCCTCCTGGCGGGTGCTCATAACCTTCAAAGAGCCGGTCGAGTTCTCCGAAGCAGCCCGACGTTTGAACACAGTTTTCGGCATCGGCGCGATGATGGCGGTGGACTTCGCAGGTCACTCCATACAGGATGTCAAGAACCATCTCGACGGCCAGCTCAAAGGTCTGACGCCCAACTCCTTCGCGGTTCGCTGCCAGCGATCAGAGAAACGATTCCCGATGACGTCGCCCGAGATCGAGCGCGACCTCGGTGCCCATATACAGGAGCGCGAAGGATGGCCGGTCAATCTCAGGAACCCCGAATTGACGATCCATCTCCTGGTCGAAGAGCGGGGCATCTTCACCTGGTCTCACCGCGTCCAAGGGCCGGGCGGCCTTCCGGTTGGCGTCGGTGGTCGGGCCAGCTGTCTGGTATCGGGCGGGATTGACTCTCCAGTGGCCGCTTACCTGGTGATGAAACGGGGAATGCACCTCGACTTCGTCCACTTCCATTCGGTGCCCCGGACCGACCCTGCAAGTCTCGAGAAGGTCGAGGAGCTGATCAGAATTCTCAATCGGTACCAGGGGCCCGCTCGGTTGGCGATGATTCCTCTTCTGCCGATACAGGAAGAGATCGCGGCTCGCTGTCCGGCAGAGCTGCGAGTGCTCCTTTATCGGAGATTCATGTTACGGCTTGCGGAAGCCGTCGCGCCCGACTTTCGCTCGGACGCTCTCATCACCGGGGAATCATTGGGTCAGGTGGCGTCGCAGACCATCCAGAATCTCCGTGCCGTCGAGTCTGTCGCGACGATGCCTGTGCTGCGTCCGTTGATTGGTGCAGACAAGCCAGAGATCATCGACATTGCTCGCCGCATCGGAACCTACGAGACATCTATCATCCCCCACTTCGACTGCTGCTCTTTTCTCATGCCGGAACGGCCGGCTACAAAGTCGACTGCTGCCGAACTCGACGACGCCGAGAGCGCGCTCGACATCGACGCGCTCATATCGGATGCAGTCAACCACAGTGAAACCCGCATCATCGATGAGTCCGTCCCTTGGGACCGGATTCCGCTACCCAAAGGGATAGTCCAGTGAGCGATGACCGGCGCCGCTCTCGCCGCGATCTGCTCACGGGATGGATGAGTGCCTTTCGCGAAGTGTCGACTGCCGCCACCGGAACAACCCCTAACGACCCCGCGAAGGTGCTCCGCCCACCCGGGGCACTCAAGCCCGATGAGGACTTTCTCGCCGCCTGCACCGGATGCGCTGATTGCGTTCCCGTCTGCCCAACATCGAGCATCTTCATGATCACGCACGAGGGCGATCGGCAGATCCCGGTCATTTCGCCGTCCACCAAGGCCTGTTACCTGTGCGCCGACCTGCCCTGCATCGCCGCCTGCTCCGACGGCGCTCTGGTGGACCCGGGCGGACCCGAACAGGTGCGCCTCGGCATTGCCAGGGTCAACCCACGCCGCTGCGTCACCTTCAAGGGCGAGACCTGTGACCGGTGCTATTCGGCGTGTCCCTATCCGGATCGTGCCATCATGTCGATCGGCGGGCGGCCATTGATCGGCAGCGGCGCGTGCACGGGTTGTGGTCTGTGCGAAAACGCCTGCCCCGAGCACCCGAAAGCAATCGTCGTCATCGCGGAACGGAACCTCGTGCCCGGCCTGCGGATTCCGAAGGACGAGCAACACGCCGGCTGACGAAGAGACAGATATTCGATATTGGATGTTCGATATTAGATGTTGGATATTGGTGTCGGGACCTCCACGATCATGGGAAACGAGGCGGGCAGGCGAATCCAAGATCCAATATCAAAGATCGGGCGGGTGGGCGGTCAGAGTTCCGCTTCGACCTTGAGCTCCCTCGTCATCAACTCATAAAGTGCCGTCTGCGCATCCGTCTCGCCGTTCAAGAGCCTGGTCATGGCCTCGGTGATGGGCATGGCGACGTCATGCTCCTCGGCCAGTCGGGCCGCCGCTGGCGCAGTCCGGACGCCCTCCACGACCTCCCGCATCGAGCCAAGGATCTCTGCCAGAGATTCCCCACGCCCGAGTCGCTGGCCGAGGGTCCGGTTTCGCGACAACCCGCCGGTGCAGGTCAGGACCAGATCGCCCATCCCGGCAAGGCCTCGAAAGGTCTCCGCCTCGGCACCGAGGGCAACCCCAAGCCGGGTGATCTCGTGCAGACCGCGAGTCATCAGAGCCGCCTGGGTATTGAATCCGAGGCCCAAACCGTCAACGATTCCAGCGGCAATGGCGATAACGTTCTTGAGGGCGCCGGCAAGTTCGACACCCACGAGATCGGTACCCGCATAGCACCGTAAATGGTGGTCCGAAAACTCCTCCTGGAGCGACGCTGCAAGCCCGAGATCAGGACTGGCCAGCACGGCGGCCGAGGGATCGCCTCGCACAACCTCGCGCGCAAAGGTCGGACCGGAGAGGCAACAGAACCTGTTTGATTCCAGCTCCAAAACCTCGCCGGCAATCTCATCCATCCGCCGCAAGGTCTCTGTTTCGATCCCCTTGGAGGCGGATACGACGACTACATCGGCCTTGACGATCGAGGAAAGGGCCTCCATCACCCCCCGGCTGAACTGCGCCGGTACGACCCACAACCAGTGGTCGGCGTGGTTCGCAGCTTCCTCGAGATCGTTGACGGCTTGGATGTCGGGATGCAGATCGAGGTCGGAGAGAAAGAGCGGATTGCGGTGTTGGTTGTTGATCCCCTCGACCACCTCCGGCTCGCGTGCCCACAACATGATCTCGTGTCCTCGCCGGGCCAACTGGTGGGCCATTGCAGAGCCCCAAGATCCTCCACCGAAAACGCTCAACCTCACGCGTCACCTCCAGGAATCATCACCCACTCTGACCTCTTTCCCGGCCAACATGTTGCGGATATTCGAGCTGTGGCGAATGATGATCAGAACAGCCGCCGCACTGACCGAGACCAGCGTTATGAGGTCCGGCTCATCGATGACCTTGAGTGCGACCGGAAAGGTAGCGCTTGCCACCATCGATGCCAGGGATACCCACCTCGAGATCGCGAGCACGACGATCCATACAACCAGCGCTGCGAGCGCACTCGTCGGCGCGATGATCAGAAACGCGCCGAAACCCGCGGCCACGCCCTTGCCGCCACGAAACTTCAACCACACGGGGTAGCAATGGCCGACCACGACAGCCAGCATCGCAGCGGCCATCCAGCCGCTCTCCGGGTTGTACCACTTCATCAATCCGACCGAGAGCGCGCCTTTCCCGATGTCTACCAGGGTGACGGCGATTCCGGCCTTCCATCCGGCCGCCCGGAGGGCGTTGGTGCCGCCGACATTGCCCGACCCAGTGCGCCGCACATCCTTGCCGGTCATCATCCGAACAACCAGCAGCGCCGTGGGCAATGAGCCCAGGAGATAGGCTGTCAGGACCAGGAAAAGCTCGGGTATCACCTGCAGGAAAACCTTTCCAGCGCAGTGTACACCGCACCTCCGGGTTGCAGGTCACTCGAGAACAGCACCACCTCCGGACATGTGAAGCGCTTGAGGTCGAGCCCTTCGCCCCAAGCCAGAAATCGCTTGACTGCGACCTCCGGCCAACGTTCCTTCAACCTCGCCAACGTCAGGTGGACCGACCAGGGTCGCCGCTCGCGGCGGAAACCGGTGATTTCGGCCGCCTCCTCGACCTTATCGACCACGGCTTCGGCTCCGGTGGCGGAGCCTCCGAGCCACGCCACGCGGGGTCGTGCCGTTGACGGGAAGAAGCCGGTTTTCGAGAGATCGACAGACACCGGCTCCAGACCACGAACTCGCGGCGCGAGCTCTGCGGTCAACGCTGCCAGCTCGTTCCGGTCCGTCTCTCCGAGGAACTTGAGCGTCAGGTGCCAACCCAGGGGACGGGTCCACCTCGCTCTCGGAAGCTCTCCACGCAAATCATCCACGGCGTTCGCCAGCTTTGATCTGACAGTCTCGGGTATCTCGAGCCCCAGGAACGCGCGGATCGGGCGGCCGCTCATTCGCTGAACACCAACAGGCATCTTCTCAGATGATCGAGAGCCGCATTGAGACTCCACTCGCGGACGATCGAGCGATTGCCCATGAAGACCCGATGTCTCGCCGTCACACCGTTCGGACCGGCGACTGCCCAGTGAACGAGTCCAACCGGTTTTTCTTCGGTGCCTCCGGTCGGTCCCGCGATACCGGTGATGCCGACTCCCCAGTCCGAAACAAAACGCCCCCGCACACCCATCGCCATCGCGCGAGCTACTTCCTCCGACACTGCTCCGTGTTCGACCAGCATCTCGTGCGGAACGTCGATGAGGTTCTCCTTGGCATCATTCGAATAGGACACAACGCCGCCGAGAAATGACTCGGACGCCCCCGGCACGTTGGTCAGGTGGGCGCTCATGAGACCGCCGGTACAGGACTCCGCCACTGCCAGGGTGTGGCGCAGGCTCTCGAGCTGCATCAACACGACATCCGGGAGGCCGTCGACATCGACACCGGCCACGTCCTCGCCAAGCGCCTCGCGAAAGGCCGCTTCCATCGCGTCGAGTCGACTCTTCGTCTGCTCTGTATTTCCCTCAGCAGAGAGCACCAGCCGCAGCACCCCGTAGGACGCGAGAATGGTGACGTTCTCGCGGCCGAAATCCGCATAGAGATGCCGGATCTTTTCCTCTGTGTCCGACTCGACCACGCCGCCGAGCAAAAGCGTTCGCGAATCCTTGCGGACACCCTGGCTCATCTGCGCGATCCGTGGCTCGAGATCCCGTTCGAGCATTTCCTCCATCTCCCACGGCACGCCCGGAAACACCGCCAGGAGCCGTCCCCCCTCCTCGGTCATCAGTCCGGGCGCTGAGCCTCGCAAGTTGCGCAGCGGTGTGGAACCCTCGACAACCCTTGCCATCGAGGTGCAGATCTCAGGCATTTCACGCCCGAGCTCCGCGTAGCGTTCACGGATCCACTCCTCGACCTCGGCATCGGGCTTGATTCGCCGACCGAGCGCCCGGGCCACCGCGTCCCGCGTCACGTCGTCAGCCGTTGGACCGAGCCCACCGGTGACCACAACCACGTCGTAGCGGTCAAACAGTTCGCGGACCGCCGCGGAGACTCGCCCGATCGAGTCTCCGGCCACCCTTTTCTCCTCGACCGAGACTCCGTACCGGGCGAGGACCGCAGTGATACAGAGCGAATTCGAGTCAAGTCGACGGTCACCCAAGAGCTCCGAACCCACCGCAAGGCAGGCGGCTGTGCGCCTTTCACCCATAGCAGCCTCCGGCGGCATCATACGCTTTCGAGTTTTGAGTTTTGAGTTTTGAGTTTCGAGATTCCGCTCAATTAACCATCTTCCGGGGGCAAGTAAAAATTCGAATTTTGAAATACGAAATTCGAAATACGTGGGCAGGTGGAATTCCGGTACAATCTCGCCGCACCTAGATGCGGCATCACCGTGACCGCGAGGAGATTTCCATGACAAACGTGACTCGGACCATTTCTGACTGGGCTGCGAACGTACAGTATGAAGACCTCCCACCCGAGGTCGTGCTCGAGGCCAAACGATTCCTGATGGACTCGGTTGGCTGTGCGCTCGGTGGGGCGCAGCAACACGACGTCCACATTGCGCGTGAGGTGCTGACGGAGACTGCCGGCTCGGGCAGCTGTAGGGTCATGGTGACCGGCGAGCTCTGGGATCCGGTGTCGGCATCACTGCTCAACGCCCTGATGATCCGGGTCATGGACTATAACGACATCTACTGGAAGCAGGACCCGTCGCACCCGTCGGACATCATTCCCGCGGCGATGGCGGCGGCCGAGCGAGCCGGAGGATCGGGGCGCGACCTGCTGGTCGGCATCGCCCTCGCTTACGAGTTCGAGCAGCGACTGTGCGAGGTCTCTTTCCCGGGAGTGCGCGAGATCGGCTGGCACCACGCAACTCTCACCGCCGCAGCGGCGCCGATCGCCGCCGCCCGCATGTTCGGCCTCAACGCCGAACAGATGCAGCACGCGATCGGCATCTCTGCCTCTCGCCACTGTACGACCGGATCCGTGACCGCCGGCAAATTGACGATGATGAAGAACACGGTCGACCCGATGGCCACCCAGAGCGGAGTCCTGGCCGCCCTGCTCGCCGAGCGCGGCTACACGGGACCTGAGCACGTGCTCGACGGCAAGGAGGGATTCAGCCACGTTTTCGACACCGAGTGGAAATTCGCCATTCTCACCGAAGGTCTCGGAGACTCGTGGCGCATCCTGCAATGCGGGATGAAGTATTTCCCGACCGAGGCGCTGACCCACGCGCCGATCTCCGCAACCCTCGATCTGATGATCGAGAACGACCTCACTCCCGACGAGGTCGAGACCGTGACGGTCTACTCTCTGGCGCGGGCGGCCGATATCCTCGCCGACCCGTCGAAGTACGACCCGCGGAGCAAGGAAACGGCCGACCACTCGCTACCCTACGTGATCGCCGCCGCGGTCGCCGAGCGGCAAGTGACGCCGGTGCAGTTCACCGACGCCAAGATCATGGATCCGACGATCCGCGCCCAGCTCGACAAGGTGAAGGTGTTCGCCGATCCCGAAATCGAAGCGGTCTTTCCCGAACTGCAACGCGTCCGGGTAGTCATCAAGACGACAGATGGTCGGGAGGTCGAGAAGCGGCTCGATTATCCCAAGGGGGATCCACGCAACCCGCTGACCGACGATGAAATCGCCGGCAAGTTCGCGGCGCTCGCCGAAGGAATTGCAACCCCTGAAGACGTCGAGAAAATGCGGACCGCGGTCGATCGCACAGAGGAGTACGACGACGTTCGGGAGTTGATGTCGGAGCTGGTGGTAACCAAGGAATGAAGTTTTGAGTTTTCAGTTTTGAGTTATGAGTTGCCCCCCACCCTCCGCGGAGGACGATTCGGTGGGCCGGGCGGGAACTCACAACTCACAACTCATAACTCATAACTGGGAGGCTTTCATGGGTCAGACTATCACCGAGAAAGTGGTGCAGGCACATGCAGAGGGGCTTGCGTCCGGGTATGAGGTGCGGGCGGGCGACATGGTCACTGTACGGCCATTGCACGTCATGACGCACGACAACACCGGCGCCGTGATTCCAAAATTTCGGGCCATCGGCGCCACATCGATTGCCGACCCATCACAGCCGGTCTTCACGCTGGACCACAACGTCCAGGACACGAGTAAGGAGAACCTCGCCAAGTATCAGTCCATCCGGGAATTTGCCGACGCCCATGGCGTGGCGTTCTTCCCGGCCGGGGCCGGTATTGGCCACCAGCTGATGGTCGAGCAGGGCTTCGTCCATCCCGGGGCCCTGGTCGTCGCTTCCGATTCGCACTCCAACATGTACGGCGCGCTGGCTGCGGTCGGCACGCCGGTCGTCCGAACCGACGCCGCCGCCCTTTGGGCGAGCTCGGTGACCTGGTGGCAGGTTCCGCGCACCGTCAAGGTCGTGCTCGATGGCGCGCTCCGGCCCGGCGTCAGCGGCAAGGACGTCATCATCACCCTGTGCGGGCTTTACAACGCCGGCGAGGTGCTGAACGCGGCGGTCGAGTTTCATGGCGCCGGCATCGCCAATCTGTCGATATCGGAACGTCTGACCATCTCCAACATGACGACCGAGTGGGGCGCGCTGGTCGGCTGGTTCCCGTTCGACGCGATCACGGCTGACTATCTCCGCGACCGCGCCGCGATCCTCGCCGAGAAGGGCGTCGGCCACCGGCTCGACGAAGAGATGATCGCGCACTGGGAGGATCGTCCCCCGGAACCCGACGGCGACGCGTCGTACGCCGCCAAGATCACCCTCGACCTCGGGGCGGTGTCACCCCATGTCGCCGGACCCGACGGCGTCACTGTCATGCGATCCGCGGCCGAGCTGGCCGAGCATCGGCTCGCCGTCCAGAAGGCCTACCTCCTGTCGTGCACCAACGCTCGCTTCGACGATCTGGTCGAAGCGGCGGCGGTGCTTCGCGGCCGGAAGGTGGCGGAAACCGTCGAGCTCTACGTGGCGGCAGCATCGGCAGAAGTGCAACGGGAGGCCGAAGAAGACGGTGCATGGAAGGACCTGCTCGACGCCGGTGCGATCGCGCTCCCCCCGGGATGCGGCGCGTGCATCGGCCTCGGTGTCGGCCTGCTCGAGCCGGGCGAGGTCGGGATCTCGGCCACCAACCGCAACTTCAAGGGACGGATGGGCTCCCGCGACGCAAAGGCCTACCTGGCAAGCCCCGCCGTGGTCGCAGCATCTGCGGTTGCCGGATACATCACCGGTCCCGAAGATCTCGGCTCCTCGGAGCCCGGTTACGCATACACCGACCTCGGCTGGAAACCGCTCGAGCGCGAGGTCGCAATCAGCGACGGCTTTCCGGCAAAGCTCGACGGGCGCGCGCTCTTGCTCCCGGTCGACAGCCTCAATACCGACGGTATCTACGGCAAGGATGTCACCTACCGCGACGATCTTTCGCCCGATCAGATGGCGACCCATGCGATGGCCAACTACGATCCGGCTTTTCAGGAGATCGCGGCCGAGGGCGACATCATCGTCGCCGGGCGCAACTTCGGCTCCGGATCCTCGCGCGAACAGGCGGCAACCGCACTCAAGTACCGTGGCATCCAGATGGTGATCGCAGCGTCATTCTCGCAGACCTATCTTCGGAACGCGTTCAACAACTCTTTTATTTGCCTCGAGAGCCCGGCCCTCTCCGGAGCGATTCGTGCGGCGCATGCGGACGAAACCGATGGCGGGGCGAAGACGATCCCGGCCGGTGACCTGGCGATCGATTTCCAGAATGCGAAAGCCACCTGGCGCAGCGAGAGCTATCCGCTGTCGCCGCTCGGCCCGGCGGCACAGGAGCTCATTCTGGCTGGCGGGCTGGAAGCCCTGACCAGAAAGCGGCTGGGGCTCTAGTCCGCTCGATGCTCGATGCTGGATGCTGGATGCTGGATGCTCGATGTTCGATATTTGATGTTGGATCTTGGATGCCCTGATATTGAGTGTTCTGTATTCGTGAATGCGTTCATACGCCGATCCAAATTTAACATCCAATATCCAACATCCGATTTCCGATATCGAATCGCCGACATCCGACGTCCAACATCGGGTGTCCAGCC
Protein-coding regions in this window:
- a CDS encoding single-stranded DNA-binding protein; translated protein: MGINKVILVGNVGRDVEFRSTQSGQNLAKFSLATTDRRFKDENGNPRTEWHNIVAWGKLAEICDRYVTKGKQLYIEGQIRTRTYEQDGQRKYFTEIHMEQMEMLGGRSGAGDSAPREDYGAVAQSFPDDADDVPF
- a CDS encoding integration host factor subunit beta: MIKSDLVERVMQATDLPKPKATEAVNALFEGMKSALLRGDRIELRGFGVFQVKDRKRGIGRNPKTGREVEIPPGKTIRFKPGKALRDMS
- a CDS encoding site-2 protease family protein, which encodes METPVSREPISPGGAAAGDFLSPQTPYRPRWWLHIFLFLATFASTTMVGGLVWGSLPAEMARLGLLQLMTDPRVYVAGLKFSIPLLTILWCHELGHYLAARRHGLTATPPFFIPFPLPVLGIGTLGAVIRIKDPIRNKKQLLDVGAAGPIAGFVALLPFLAYGIAASEVGRAPTDGSYLEFGEPLIYQLLEFIFRPGLSDDMTLWLHPTGVAAWFGILVTLLNLLPFAQLDGGHIGYALLGRWHRRLVWPVLGIFAGLGFVWPGWWLWVVIALIMRPQHPRLWDEERPLERWRQIAGWTAVLIFVLSFVVEPIRIVF
- the thiI gene encoding tRNA 4-thiouridine(8) synthase ThiI; amino-acid sequence: MSEATRVLATTSEISLKGGNRRWFERTLTENVRSALGDLPVASLERPSWRVLITFKEPVEFSEAARRLNTVFGIGAMMAVDFAGHSIQDVKNHLDGQLKGLTPNSFAVRCQRSEKRFPMTSPEIERDLGAHIQEREGWPVNLRNPELTIHLLVEERGIFTWSHRVQGPGGLPVGVGGRASCLVSGGIDSPVAAYLVMKRGMHLDFVHFHSVPRTDPASLEKVEELIRILNRYQGPARLAMIPLLPIQEEIAARCPAELRVLLYRRFMLRLAEAVAPDFRSDALITGESLGQVASQTIQNLRAVESVATMPVLRPLIGADKPEIIDIARRIGTYETSIIPHFDCCSFLMPERPATKSTAAELDDAESALDIDALISDAVNHSETRIIDESVPWDRIPLPKGIVQ
- a CDS encoding 4Fe-4S dicluster domain-containing protein produces the protein MSDDRRRSRRDLLTGWMSAFREVSTAATGTTPNDPAKVLRPPGALKPDEDFLAACTGCADCVPVCPTSSIFMITHEGDRQIPVISPSTKACYLCADLPCIAACSDGALVDPGGPEQVRLGIARVNPRRCVTFKGETCDRCYSACPYPDRAIMSIGGRPLIGSGACTGCGLCENACPEHPKAIVVIAERNLVPGLRIPKDEQHAG
- a CDS encoding NAD(P)-dependent glycerol-3-phosphate dehydrogenase, whose protein sequence is MRLSVFGGGSWGSAMAHQLARRGHEIMLWAREPEVVEGINNQHRNPLFLSDLDLHPDIQAVNDLEEAANHADHWLWVVPAQFSRGVMEALSSIVKADVVVVSASKGIETETLRRMDEIAGEVLELESNRFCCLSGPTFAREVVRGDPSAAVLASPDLGLAASLQEEFSDHHLRCYAGTDLVGVELAGALKNVIAIAAGIVDGLGLGFNTQAALMTRGLHEITRLGVALGAEAETFRGLAGMGDLVLTCTGGLSRNRTLGQRLGRGESLAEILGSMREVVEGVRTAPAAARLAEEHDVAMPITEAMTRLLNGETDAQTALYELMTRELKVEAEL
- the plsY gene encoding glycerol-3-phosphate 1-O-acyltransferase PlsY; translated protein: MIPELFLVLTAYLLGSLPTALLVVRMMTGKDVRRTGSGNVGGTNALRAAGWKAGIAVTLVDIGKGALSVGLMKWYNPESGWMAAAMLAVVVGHCYPVWLKFRGGKGVAAGFGAFLIIAPTSALAALVVWIVVLAISRWVSLASMVASATFPVALKVIDEPDLITLVSVSAAAVLIIIRHSSNIRNMLAGKEVRVGDDSWR
- the thpR gene encoding RNA 2',3'-cyclic phosphodiesterase, with translation MSGRPIRAFLGLEIPETVRSKLANAVDDLRGELPRARWTRPLGWHLTLKFLGETDRNELAALTAELAPRVRGLEPVSVDLSKTGFFPSTARPRVAWLGGSATGAEAVVDKVEEAAEITGFRRERRPWSVHLTLARLKERWPEVAVKRFLAWGEGLDLKRFTCPEVVLFSSDLQPGGAVYTALERFSCR
- a CDS encoding CinA family nicotinamide mononucleotide deamidase-related protein; translated protein: MGERRTAACLAVGSELLGDRRLDSNSLCITAVLARYGVSVEEKRVAGDSIGRVSAAVRELFDRYDVVVVTGGLGPTADDVTRDAVARALGRRIKPDAEVEEWIRERYAELGREMPEICTSMARVVEGSTPLRNLRGSAPGLMTEEGGRLLAVFPGVPWEMEEMLERDLEPRIAQMSQGVRKDSRTLLLGGVVESDTEEKIRHLYADFGRENVTILASYGVLRLVLSAEGNTEQTKSRLDAMEAAFREALGEDVAGVDVDGLPDVVLMQLESLRHTLAVAESCTGGLMSAHLTNVPGASESFLGGVVSYSNDAKENLIDVPHEMLVEHGAVSEEVARAMAMGVRGRFVSDWGVGITGIAGPTGGTEEKPVGLVHWAVAGPNGVTARHRVFMGNRSIVREWSLNAALDHLRRCLLVFSE
- a CDS encoding MmgE/PrpD family protein, which produces MTNVTRTISDWAANVQYEDLPPEVVLEAKRFLMDSVGCALGGAQQHDVHIAREVLTETAGSGSCRVMVTGELWDPVSASLLNALMIRVMDYNDIYWKQDPSHPSDIIPAAMAAAERAGGSGRDLLVGIALAYEFEQRLCEVSFPGVREIGWHHATLTAAAAPIAAARMFGLNAEQMQHAIGISASRHCTTGSVTAGKLTMMKNTVDPMATQSGVLAALLAERGYTGPEHVLDGKEGFSHVFDTEWKFAILTEGLGDSWRILQCGMKYFPTEALTHAPISATLDLMIENDLTPDEVETVTVYSLARAADILADPSKYDPRSKETADHSLPYVIAAAVAERQVTPVQFTDAKIMDPTIRAQLDKVKVFADPEIEAVFPELQRVRVVIKTTDGREVEKRLDYPKGDPRNPLTDDEIAGKFAALAEGIATPEDVEKMRTAVDRTEEYDDVRELMSELVVTKE
- the lysF gene encoding homoaconitase translates to MGQTITEKVVQAHAEGLASGYEVRAGDMVTVRPLHVMTHDNTGAVIPKFRAIGATSIADPSQPVFTLDHNVQDTSKENLAKYQSIREFADAHGVAFFPAGAGIGHQLMVEQGFVHPGALVVASDSHSNMYGALAAVGTPVVRTDAAALWASSVTWWQVPRTVKVVLDGALRPGVSGKDVIITLCGLYNAGEVLNAAVEFHGAGIANLSISERLTISNMTTEWGALVGWFPFDAITADYLRDRAAILAEKGVGHRLDEEMIAHWEDRPPEPDGDASYAAKITLDLGAVSPHVAGPDGVTVMRSAAELAEHRLAVQKAYLLSCTNARFDDLVEAAAVLRGRKVAETVELYVAAASAEVQREAEEDGAWKDLLDAGAIALPPGCGACIGLGVGLLEPGEVGISATNRNFKGRMGSRDAKAYLASPAVVAASAVAGYITGPEDLGSSEPGYAYTDLGWKPLEREVAISDGFPAKLDGRALLLPVDSLNTDGIYGKDVTYRDDLSPDQMATHAMANYDPAFQEIAAEGDIIVAGRNFGSGSSREQAATALKYRGIQMVIAASFSQTYLRNAFNNSFICLESPALSGAIRAAHADETDGGAKTIPAGDLAIDFQNAKATWRSESYPLSPLGPAAQELILAGGLEALTRKRLGL